A region of the Perca flavescens isolate YP-PL-M2 chromosome 15, PFLA_1.0, whole genome shotgun sequence genome:
CCCCCatttgttcagggacacattatTCCATTTCTGTTAATCACATGTCTGTcaacatttttcagtttatgTCTagttacatcttttttttttttttttttttttttttttggaggtgggggcatttctgcctttattggacaggcaagctgagatatgaaaagggagagagagggcggaagacatgcaggaaaaccatcatataggtcggactcgaaccctggaccctcTGCAtgtgtgcgcccgctctaccaaccaAGCTAACCGGCCACttgttaaatcttttaatgttcatgcaaatatttgcatatgttaagtttgcttaaaatagaaaagcagttgaaagtgacaggatgtttttttttttttttttaagacgtTTTTTTGGGGcctttccctttattatagtgacagtggattgacatgaaagggggagagagatgggggatgacacgcagcaaagggccgcaggtcggacccGAACCTGGGCCGcagcaggactcagccaacatggggcgaacgcccCCCCACCGGGTGAGCTAGCGGTCGCCCcaggacgtttctttttttttgccgaGTATAGATTCAGGTGAACACTGTAGAAGAGAGCCACACTATTCAGTGGCCCCGGGACTTCTCCCATGGCATGGATCCATTCtcacccccccacctcccccccccccccactgttaaaaaaagtaCATAAGTAAAAGTTTATCcaagtacttttactaaagtagagtatttttgtattctttCCACCTCTGGTCATGTGAACAACTGGCCTAATGTTCATATAATAGTCAGATAGTTTGACAGAGTTTAACAGTCACGCACAGGTCAGCTTGTCTGTTTGGTCAAccggagagagggggaggaggagtgggagtacaggaggaggaggaagaggaggaggaggagaagaacgAGACCTAGAAAAATACATAAGTCTCCTGATGAGGCTTTCATATCAGGGTTCCAGTCATACTGTTTCTATTCAAGTCAGTGACATTGAGGACATCAGTGTTCaactgcgtatgtgtgtgtgtgtgtgtctgtgtgcgtgctcatgcgtgtgtgtgtgaatgggtatGAGGTATGCTTTCAGAAAACGTGTGTAACAATAATTATGTAAAGCAGTCCAGGGACAATAACTCATACTACGTCACATACTACgtcacacatatatatatatatatatatatgtgtgtgtgtttgtgtgtgtgatactaCATACTCCTgtacagcagggggcgctatgcGACCCGTCATAAaagcaaaagaagaagaagaagaagaagaagaagaagaaaacaacacGAACTTCTGTCGATGGTAAtgtgctgttgctattataattatgattattattactaGGCCTCCATGTTTTATGTGTTTCTCCCCCCCCAGGTAATTGCCTCTGAGCAGACCGTGCTAAACGCTAACATTCTGTGAATACATTAATGTGCGCATGTCTTTTGTACGTAATACATCcagcgttagcagctaatgttagcatctTAGCATCAATGCTACCCAGCAGCATTAACACCATATGTTGTTTCTCCGTTCAAACGCCAGCTAGGTTAACCAGGTAAAGCACAAGTAGAAGTAGAATGACTCGCCATGGAAAGAACTGCACGGCCGGAGCTGTGTACACGTACCACGAGAAGAAGAAAGACACGGGTGAGAAGaaccaggacacacacacacacgcacacacacacacacacacacacacacacacacacacacacacacacacgtagagtaGACAGAAATCAGAACCCAAATGTTTCTCACTTCACTATTTCTGTCTAGTGTTTATGTTGTGCTTAGTGTCACTCCAAATATGGGCTTGGCAGCCTTTTCACACAAAAGCCTACATAATGATGTCAAATTACTCTTAACATATTGCTAGTTCATAATCTAGAATAAATGCATTGTGGGACAGCGATCCCTGTGTGATGGAAAGCCTGTTCTGTGTCTCTGCTCAGCGGCGTCTGGTTACGGCACACAGAGCATCCGACTGGGCAAAGACGCCATCAAAGACTTTGACTGCTGCTGCCTGTCCCTGCAGCCCTGTCGGGACCCTGTGGTGACGTATGTCTCTGTccaacgcacacagacagacacacacacacacacacacacacacacacacagtataaccACATATAGAAACGTGCTATAAACCAAACTGTTGCTGTCTTCAGTCCAGATGGATTCTTGTACGAAAAACAGGCCATCCTCGAATACATTTTGCACCAGAAGACGGAAACTGCCAAAAAAATGAAGGTAAGCCCCGGACTTGTGTCCACACCGCGGCGTCTCAGAACATTCCGTATGCGTGCGCAAAATTGTGATTGGTCGTGGGTGTTTTCCGCAGGCGTACGAGAAGCAGAAGCAGGTGCAGAAGAGCAGCAGCCAGCTGGAGTCCAAGTCGTCGGAGAGAGAGCGGGTGGAGCTGTTTAAAACGCGGGAGAACAGCATCGTGTCCAAACCCATCAACCCCTTCACATCTGGTAGGGCTCCGCCAGCTGACACTGTGCCCACTCTGAGCGCCATGTAGTACCGCCAGCGCCGCGCTCCTGATTCCGTGCAGCTGAACTCGCGCTCACACCGCAGTGTACGACAGCAAGTATGACATTTGACCCCAGCTCTGCTAACACCTGGTTACCTCTAAACGTGCTGCCGGCCCTTCCAGATGCAGCACTCCGTGGCGCTCATGTTATCGTAACACATTCGGAATGTCCTttttagattctttttttttttttttttggggcttttccgccttttaatggataggacagctaggtgagaaaggggagcgagagggggggaagacatgcaggaaatcgtcacaggtcggactcgaaccctggacctctgcttCGAGGCACAAgtctctcagtatatgtgcgcctgctctacccactgagccaaccccgGCCACTCAATGTCCTCATCTTAAACTTCTCAGAAATGAAATGAACGTGTTCCTTCAGAGGTTTGCGAAAAAGATTTCTTGTAGTGGTCAGTTGGCTCAATTTACATGATAACATTCATCAGTACCAGaagttaaaaaatgttgtaATAACATAAGTGATATGCTTTTGATGGAGTCGTGCTGAGAAGCAGCCGGACTGTTACCATGACAGGCCGTGACGGACTGGGATCGAAAAACGGCAGTGGCATTTGCCGGCCATATTTTTGTCAACAACCCAGCTTGGAAATAAGGAACTCTACCTTCTGAGTGAATGTTTCCACGCATCAGGAGTGGCCCATAGGGGTCCATAGGGGCCAgcccttctggcatttgcccaaattccagatggccagtccgtcactgATGACAGATCTGAAGTCAGTTTACCATCTCGCTCCAACTTAAGCCCGGCCGGGCCACGGTGCCGACCCAGAAGCACAAGTAGGGTTCAGTGAAAACACTTTGCTGCTGTTAGATCCGGCGCGTGTCATTTTTAAAGTACCGTGCACCATTGCGTGTACACAGCAAGTATTTTGTCTTCATCTTCTAGAATTTGTTATCATCATTGTCATATATACAATATGATTCAATTCACAGTGAAATGTAGTTGTACTTGTCCCAATTTATGAATTGCTTTGAACGTCTCATGCTTCACTTCAGTCATAATTGGAACAATTATTAATGACAAGTTGCATGCATGTCAGTAAAGTGTGACGTTTGATCCCGCAGGGCTGAACAGAGGAGGTGATCCGGGCCGAGCAGACAGCAGCTCGGCGGCAGAGTCCTCTTCGTCCTCTTCGTCCTTTTCGTCCTCTGCGTCCTCGTCCTCGTCCAGCGTCAGCCTACCCAGCTTCTGGGTCCCCTGTCTGACTCCAGAGGCCAAGCCCACTCTGCTCAAGAAACCTGTGAgtgtcttcccccacccccccttgcGCTTTCTGGCTGCTGGCTCATGTCTGTTGGTGTTTACAGTGCTCAGCacaagtgaatacacccatgctaaagttgactaaaaagaggaatataaaaaaaataaaaataaaatcatcttttggaaattgatcttaaagccttaataaaaaataaaaaaaaaagaaaagaggaaaaatccaacgTTTAAGGACAcagattttctttgtgaatgaataatgtatcgtaaataaataaatgttcttccttaaaatacagggggcataagtaagtccATAgaagcaggcagatttttatttttaaaaggccagttatttcatggatccaggatactatgcatcctgataaagttcccttggcctttggaattaaaatagcccccccacatcatcacatacccttcaccatacctagagattagcatggttttatgtcagttagcctaatagctggtttgattttcattgagagatgattttatggaaagtaccccatgccaaaattggtgtccttaaaggttggatttttcctcatttttttaattaaaggaacacgccgacttattgggaatttagctcattcaccgtaacccccagagtaagacaagtccatacatacccttctcatctccgtgcgtgctgtaatgctgtctgacgactccagcggcatcaggccagcacagaacatgcaggtgaatggttccagtaatcctactgctccgaataagtgacaaaataacgccaacatgttcctatttccatgttgtgatttatagagtcacagcgtgtacacaaaacaacgtaacatgagacacagctgtcttctaactgtaaacaaaccaggaactaaattctcagacaggctcgctgcgagcatatcactccgcccaagtactatattcttccgcctgagaatatacatacatgtttgtttacagttagaagacagctgtgtctcatgttacgttgttttgtgtacacgctgtgactctataaatcacaacatgtaaataggaacatgttggcgttattttgtcacttattcggagcagtaggattactggaaccattcacctgcatgttctgtgctggcctgatgctgcttgagccatcagacagcgttacagcacgcacgtagatgagaagggtatgtatcgacttgtctaactctgggggatacggtgaataagctaaattcccaataagtcggcgtgttacTTTAAgtcattaagatcaatttccaaaagatgatatttctttttttttttttttttttttttttttttcaactttagcatgggtctattcacttatgctgagcactgtacaCACGAAGaatctgaatgaatgaatgaatgaactgaTAGAAACTACTGGAAGTGTTTTAGCTGCAGCTCGGTGATGTCTTCTTTACGTCCATCTGGTTTCAGTTGAACATGTTGCTCTGGTGTCTGGAGCAGCGAGGTCCCTTTGACATCAGAGTCCCACCTGAACCATGTCTGTATCACAGTGTGAAGTGTCTGCATCCCTGAGTGGAACCTGCCGTTTAATCTTTATCACATCCCATCTCCGAGCAGAGATGTGTAGTAACGTAGTAGAACTACTTTACTACTGTACTTACGGCGGTGAGGGTGAGGAAGGAGACCGCCCCCGGCCCTACTTAGAGTCCCACGTTTTCATTTGTCGGAGTGAAAGACAGTTCGTATAGAACGAAGTGCCTACTCTGTCTCCCGAAAGATTGCGAAATAATGGCCCATCAAAATTTTTTTGTTGAAGAAACCTATCAAGGTAAGTTACAAATATAATACACAAATGGCACACCAGCTCGAGCTATCAGTAAGCGCTAACTAGCTACCGGCGGTTCATGACATGCTCACTTACGTTAACGTTAACTAGCTGGCTATCATACTGCTCTCTGTATTCCTGTCCTGCTGCTGCTACAGCCAAAGGAACCGTGAAATAATCTAAACGATACGATATTCAAacttgactgctttctttaataactacctaacacaatattttatttctattattttttgggcttttccgcctttaactTTTGagaggacagctaggtgagaaagggggagagagaagcgggaagacatgcaggaaatcatcacaggtcggatttgaaccctggacctctgtgtcgaggcataaaccttgaagtatatgtgcgcccgctgtCCCACTGAACCAAGCCGgtcacaatacttgtacttttactttcagtacttgactagtacattttaaaataaactacttgcaatctTTAAGTACAAAACATGTTGAATACTTAAGTACTACCACTTAAGTATGGTGCTTAAAGAGAACTTCCACTTCTACTCAAGTTACTTTTACTCAATTCTGGGTGTCTAGTACTTTTATACATGTATGTCTCAGAGATACCACTACTGTCCACACTCGGGACATCTCAACATCCCGCTGGATTTAGATTAGTTCTGACAGCAGAGCAGGGGAAAGCACTAGCTGGTGTCCAGCTGTTGTCCAGCAGGTGTCCAGCAGGTGTCCAGCTGGTGTCCAGCTGTTGTCCAGCAGGTGTCTAGCTGTTTTCCAGCTGTTGTCCAGCAGGTGTCTAGCTGTTATCCAGCAGGTGTCCAGCTGATGTCCAGCAGGTGTCTAGCTGTTTTCCAGCTGTTGTCCAGCAGGTGTCTAGCTGTTGTCCAGCAGGTGTCCAGCTGTTTTCCAGCAGGTGTCCAGCTGTTTTCCAGCAGGTGTCCAGCTGTTGTCCAGCAGGTGTCTAGCTGTTGTCCAGCTGTTGTCCAGCAGGTGTCTAGCTGTTGTCCAGCAGGTGTCTAGCTGTTGTCCAGCTGTTGTCCAGCAGGTTGTCCAGCAGGTGTCTAGCTGTTGTCCAGCTGTTGTCCAGCAGGTGTCTAGCTGTTGTCCAGCAGGTGTCTAGCTGTTGTCCAGCAGGTGTCTAGCTGTTGTCCAGCTGTTGTCCAGCAGGTGTCTAGCTGTTGTCCAGCAGGTGTCTAGCTGTTGTCCAGCTGTTGTCCAGCAGGTGTCTAGCTGTTGTCCAGCAGGTGTCTAGCTGTTGTCCAGCAGGTGTCTAGCTGTTTTCCAGCAGGTGTCCAGCTGTTGTCCAGCTGTTGTCCAGCAGGTGTCCAGCCCTGTGCAGCCACGTTTGTGTGCTCTGAGTTTTAAATGTCACGCTGTTCTTTGCGTGTttgctttgtgtgtctgtctgtctttcatgTCCACACTATTTCAGAGACAGGAGGCAGGCTGACCCTGGACCCCAAGGACTGAAGCTGTCCCTGAGCAGTAAagtactggtgtgtgtgtgtgtgtgtgtgtgtgtgtgtgtgtgtgtgttgtgtttgtgtgtgtgtgtgtgtgtgtgtgcgcactgcaaacttttttttaacccccGGCCTTGTGTGTGCTGCAGAGCAAGGTGGTGTTGTGTCCCATGTCAGGACGAGCCATCAGGATGAACGAGCTTATCACCGTGCGCTTCACCCCGCTGGACCCCAGCCTGGACCGCGTGGCCCTGCTCACCCGCCAGGTCAGTTACCTACCCCTCACCCCCCCCAGCCCCCAGCATGTGTTAGCAGGGCAGTTTACCCAGCAGCCCCCAGCCGTACTCTCTTTACCTTTTTATTAAACGACAGCAggctgctacagtataaccatacagaGCGCTACGCACATCAGAATCTGCTCACTGTAAGTCAACATTTCTCCGTTCTTGGCCAAAAATGGACCACGTAGCCCTGCAGAAATTAGCCGGCGGCTAGCAGCTTAATACGGACAAAACACCACagtgaatttcagcctgcatgctCGTTTTTTCAAGAAAGTAATTTTCGAATCCTAAAATGAAAAATCGAATACCTACCCATCAAAGAAATATTGGGAGTATTTGGGTCCAGCCCTACTGTAAGAaggtgtaattgtgtgtgtgtgtgtgtgtgtgtgtgtgtgtgtgtgtgtgtgtgtgtgtgtgtgtgtgtgtgtgtgtgtgtgtgtgtgttgtgaacaCGTGGCAGCTGACAGATGTGTCTCGTCtccagagatgggaagtaacaaaGTATAGatacttcgttactgtactcaagtagatttttcagatatttttcctttactatttatttttgtggcgactttttacttttactccttacattttaacacaaatatcggtactttctactccttacattttagaaaattggctcgttactttagttttgtacaACAGGTCGTCTATCGGGAGTAATTGCGAGTGCATGTCGGAAAATAGCGCGGACACTCGcctcacaccgcgagcgggccacacggagaaaaaaatgaggaaaaagacTATCTGTCCGGAGGATAATCAGTTAGatcgtgtgtgtgcgtccttgagaactgtaagtcgtataacttatgttgtcagttaatttaagCCTGTTGTTGTATTGGTCCATAGTTCTTGCAAATTTAAAGTAAGTTAGCTAGTGATTTAGTTGTTTGTGTTCACCTATTAGCTAGGTTGCACGTTGCTTGATCTTaataaagcatcaaaagagagaagttgtctccgtccgtgttttaacagacacacctggggtgAAGTTGGCCACCAGAATggtcagctttaaatccagtcctaatctagtcctcattaaccagtttcaaataatttcactggagttaccgttattatttttcgCGTCATCAATACCAAATTCAATCTAATTGATAATATACTTGACGCACCACTACAAGACGACTCGCCAGATTCGGCGGCATTAATTTTCGGCAAATCATTGCAGCATGATGGTGGTACCGTTAGCACTAGTAGTATGGATGGCGACATGAGAGATCTCAGAGATTCagcagacaagcagcaagacattcccaatagtccttggccttatctgagagagatgtttaGGCATCAAGAATGACTCCTGGCCAATGTGCTGCGTAGCTCTTAAAGCATGGGGAACTTCTTAATTAATGActgtttagtaattcatatttaatcctttattttctttccagaagccatatttgagcacacacacatacatgtagattcctttaaatgttaaggggaagattaaaaaagagaaaatggatctgtgaattctcacagaatcacaactgaattcatatcatactactcagtcagaatcttattaacctggagtcccagtctctgtcacaataatcatatatgtgatgtttggcagacatccatttaaaatgtaggcaatgccatatataaagagccttttctccatgtccactgaagtttctcagcttgcactctagtaacatttgtgtggtccaggtagctttgcataaaaaaatggttgtcattcgcaaggctacttttacttttatactttaagtaaatttccaagcctgtactttgttacttttacttgagtaaagaagctaaatcagtacttctacttttaccagagtattttttaacacaagtatctgtacttctacatGAGTAcgagaagtgagtacttttgccatctctgctcGTCTCTCCAGGACCGGTACGTCTGTGCCGTAACCAGAGACGTCCTAGGAAACAGCGTCCCCTGCGCTGTCCTGCGGCCCTCGTGAGTGTCGACCTGTCCGCCTCCACTTTGGCATCCagatgtccccccccccctc
Encoded here:
- the nosip gene encoding nitric oxide synthase-interacting protein, which produces MTRHGKNCTAGAVYTYHEKKKDTAASGYGTQSIRLGKDAIKDFDCCCLSLQPCRDPVVTPDGFLYEKQAILEYILHQKTETAKKMKAYEKQKQVQKSSSQLESKSSERERVELFKTRENSIVSKPINPFTSGLNRGGDPGRADSSSAAESSSSSSSFSSSASSSSSSVSLPSFWVPCLTPEAKPTLLKKPSKVVLCPMSGRAIRMNELITVRFTPLDPSLDRVALLTRQDRYVCAVTRDVLGNSVPCAVLRPSGAVVTQECVDRLIKKDMMDPVTGDKLSDRDIIPLQRGGTGFAASGIDLSAKEARPVMQV